Proteins found in one Miscanthus floridulus cultivar M001 chromosome 4, ASM1932011v1, whole genome shotgun sequence genomic segment:
- the LOC136552382 gene encoding protein EXORDIUM-like 7, with the protein MGRLLPRHPSPLLLAAAAAAAICISSSSLAAVRGAPVYRADYLVDGNQLVDMQYHMGPVVSGSPTNLYLIWYGRWEAAEQAVLRDFLASLSAPAPFPAVSDWWARTPRMYADQTGANVTGAFAIAGEHSDAGYSHGASLRRIDVQSVIRSAVYAYPDPLPLDPYSGAYLVLTSPDVQVDEFCRAVCGFHYFTFASVVGVTVPYAWVGNSATQCPGKCAYPFAAAAEYGGGGAQAVLRPPNGDAGVDGMVIVLGHELAEMSTNPLVNAWYAGDTPTAPTEIADLCLGVYGDGGGAGGLVGNVSRAPDGSAYNVNGVNGRRFLVQWLWNPVRGACYGPNSSN; encoded by the coding sequence ATGGGGAGGCTGCTCCCTCGCCACCCTTCCcccctcctcctcgccgccgccgctgccgcggcgATCTGCATCTCCAGCAGCAGCCTCGCTGCCGTCCGGGGCGCGCCGGTGTACCGCGCGGACTACCTGGTGGACGGGAACCAGCTGGTGGACATGCAGTACCACATGGGCCCCGTCGTGTCCGGGTCGCCGACCAACCTCTACCTCATCTGGTACGGGCGGTGGGAGGCCGCGGAGCAGGCCGTGCTCCGAGACTTCCTCGCCTCGCTCTCGGCGCCGGCGCCGTTCCCGGCCGTCTCCGACTGGTGGGCGCGCACGCCGCGGATGTACGCGGACCAGACGGGCGCCAACGTGACGGGAGCCTTCGCCATCGCCGGGGAGCACTCCGACGCGGGCTACTCCCACGGCGCGTCGCTCCGGCGCATCGACGTGCAGTCCGTGATCCGGTCGGCGGTGTACGCGTACCCGGACCCGCTGCCTCTGGACCCCTACAGCGGCGCCTACCTGGTGCTGACGTCCCCCGACGTGCAGGTGGACGAGTTCTGCCGCGCCGTCTGCGGCTTCCACTACTTCACCTTCGCGTCCGTGGTCGGGGTCACGGTGCCCTACGCCTGGGTCGGGAACAGCGCCACCCAGTGCCCGGGCAAGTGCGCGTAcccgttcgccgccgccgccgagtacGGCGGCGGGGGAGCCCAGGCGGTGCTGCGGCCGCCCAACGGCGACGCCGGGGTGGACGGCATGGTGATCGTGCTGGGGCACGAGCTGGCGGAGATGTCCACGAACCCGCTGGTGAACGCGTGGTACGCCGGGGACACGCCGACGGCTCCGACCGAGATCGCGGACCTGTGCCTGGGCGTCTACGGCGACGGAGGCGGCGCGGGCGGCCTGGTCGGGAACGTGTCCCGCGCGCCCGATGGCAGCGCCTACAACGTGAACGGCGTCAACGGCCGGCGGTTCCTCGTGCAGTGGCTCTGGAACCCCGTCCGCGGCGCCTGCTACGGCCCCAACTCCAGCAACTGA